The following proteins are encoded in a genomic region of Longimicrobium sp.:
- a CDS encoding 1-acyl-sn-glycerol-3-phosphate acyltransferase, translated as MITLPLWLFVVIVLLAAWAALDRLMVPSVRWIVRQRTNRVIEEINTRLPIEIPQFNLTRRQVLIDRLMYDPRVVQAADAFAREHGMPREVAMERVERYAREIVPAFNAYLYFRIGYWAARRFARLLYRVRLGYSDEAGLAGIAKGSTVVFVMNHRSNMDYVLVGYLASKRAALSYAVGEWARVWPLQALIRSMGAYFVRRNSGDELYRRVLERYVGMATAAGVTQAVYPEGGLTRDGRLRRPKLGLLDYILRAFDPAGERDLVFIPVGINYDRTLEDRTLLLDLQPERAKPRPMAAAANALRFAGRNVMLMARSRWHRFGYACANFGTPVSMRAYCAGHGIDFRAMGKDERHAAVEALGADLMRAVGDVVPVVPVSLVATVFVRDPARPLSELELKARVGDLIDELEAAGGRVYIPRKDMDYAVTVGLRMLTLRHLVREEDGLFCAAPSELAVLAYYANSIAHLLPLRPVSVAMPVGIAEPVAAPA; from the coding sequence ATGATCACCCTGCCGCTGTGGCTCTTCGTCGTCATCGTCCTGCTGGCCGCGTGGGCGGCGCTGGACCGGCTGATGGTGCCCAGCGTGCGCTGGATCGTGCGGCAGCGGACGAACCGCGTGATCGAGGAGATCAACACCCGCCTCCCCATCGAGATCCCCCAGTTCAACCTCACCCGCCGGCAGGTGCTGATCGACCGGCTGATGTACGACCCGCGCGTGGTGCAGGCCGCCGACGCGTTCGCCCGCGAGCACGGCATGCCGCGCGAGGTGGCCATGGAGCGCGTGGAGCGCTACGCCCGCGAGATCGTGCCCGCCTTCAACGCGTACCTGTACTTCCGCATCGGCTACTGGGCGGCGCGCCGGTTCGCGCGGCTCCTGTACCGCGTGCGCCTGGGCTACAGCGACGAAGCCGGGCTCGCCGGGATCGCGAAGGGGAGCACGGTCGTCTTCGTGATGAACCACCGCAGCAACATGGACTACGTGCTGGTGGGCTACCTGGCCAGCAAGCGCGCGGCGCTCAGCTACGCGGTGGGCGAGTGGGCGCGCGTCTGGCCGCTGCAGGCGCTGATCCGCTCGATGGGCGCCTACTTCGTGCGCCGCAACAGCGGCGACGAGCTGTACCGCCGCGTGCTGGAGCGCTACGTGGGAATGGCGACCGCCGCCGGCGTGACCCAGGCCGTGTACCCCGAGGGCGGCCTGACGCGCGACGGCCGCCTCCGCCGGCCGAAGCTGGGGCTGCTGGACTACATTCTCCGCGCCTTCGACCCCGCGGGCGAGCGCGACCTGGTGTTCATCCCCGTCGGCATCAACTACGACCGCACGCTGGAAGACCGGACGCTCCTGCTCGATCTGCAGCCCGAGCGCGCGAAGCCGCGGCCGATGGCGGCGGCGGCCAACGCGCTGCGCTTCGCCGGGCGCAACGTGATGCTGATGGCGCGCAGCCGCTGGCACCGCTTCGGCTACGCCTGCGCCAACTTCGGCACCCCCGTCTCCATGCGCGCGTACTGCGCCGGGCACGGCATCGACTTCCGTGCGATGGGGAAGGACGAGCGCCACGCCGCCGTCGAGGCGCTGGGCGCCGACCTGATGCGCGCGGTGGGCGACGTCGTTCCCGTGGTACCCGTCTCGCTCGTGGCCACGGTGTTCGTGCGCGACCCCGCCCGGCCGCTCAGCGAGCTGGAGCTGAAGGCACGCGTCGGCGACCTGATCGACGAGCTGGAGGCGGCCGGCGGGCGCGTCTACATCCCCCGGAAGGACATGGACTACGCGGTGACGGTGGGGCTGCGCATGCTTACCCTGCGCCACCTGGTCCGCGAGGAAGACGGGCTGTTCTGCGCGGCCCCGTCCGAGCTGGCGGTGCTGGCATACTACGCCAACTCCATCGCCCACCTCCTCCCGCTCCGCCCCGTTTCCGTCGCGATGCCGGTGGGGATCGCCGAGCCCGTCGCGGCGCCGGCGTAG
- a CDS encoding putative signal transducing protein yields the protein MTDRTEPWVVVAEFGAVLEADFAAATLQEAGIPARVTGAHVGIFGAGYQGYSMYGVKVMVPWHREADARGVLEGFVPDGGEEDEDLEEPA from the coding sequence ATGACAGACCGCACCGAGCCCTGGGTGGTGGTGGCGGAGTTCGGCGCCGTGCTCGAGGCCGACTTCGCGGCCGCCACGCTGCAGGAAGCCGGGATCCCCGCGCGCGTCACCGGCGCGCACGTGGGAATCTTCGGCGCCGGGTACCAGGGCTACTCGATGTACGGGGTGAAGGTGATGGTTCCCTGGCACCGCGAGGCCGACGCCCGCGGCGTGCTGGAGGGATTCGTCCCCGACGGCGGAGAGGAAGACGAGGACTTGGAGGAGCCCGCATGA
- a CDS encoding PQQ-dependent sugar dehydrogenase, whose product MSARIAALLLIAACGRGGPSDTQPPPIPANGIRLAEVASGLSSPVYATSPPGDARLFVVEQTGKIRIVQNGQLVSTPFLDVSALITSGGERGLLSVAFHPNYARNGFFYVDYTDRDGDTRIVRYHVSADANRADPASAQLVLTVAQPFANHNGGLVMFGPDGKLYVGMGDGGSGGDPQGNGQNLAALLGKILRLDVDGAQPYAIPADNPLAGQTGKRGEIWISGVRNPWRFAFDAPSGLLYVADVGQNQWEEVDVVRANQGGLNFGWNLMEAMHCYNASSCVQQGLTLPVLEYSHDDGCSITGGFVYRGSAIPAVQGHYFYADYCKGWLRSFRWDGAQVLDRREWDVGDVGSITSFGQDAGHELYITTSAGRVLKLAPAQ is encoded by the coding sequence ATGAGCGCACGCATCGCCGCCCTGCTCCTGATCGCCGCCTGCGGACGCGGCGGGCCGTCGGACACGCAGCCGCCGCCCATCCCCGCCAACGGCATCCGCCTGGCCGAGGTGGCGTCGGGGCTCAGCTCGCCGGTCTACGCCACCTCGCCGCCGGGCGACGCGCGCCTCTTCGTCGTCGAGCAGACCGGGAAGATCCGCATCGTCCAGAACGGACAGCTCGTGTCCACGCCGTTCCTGGACGTCTCCGCGCTGATCACCAGCGGCGGCGAGCGCGGTCTGCTCTCCGTGGCGTTCCATCCCAACTACGCCCGGAACGGCTTCTTCTACGTCGACTACACCGACCGCGACGGCGACACGCGCATCGTCCGCTACCACGTGAGCGCGGATGCGAACCGCGCCGACCCGGCGAGCGCGCAGCTCGTTCTCACCGTTGCCCAGCCGTTCGCCAACCACAACGGCGGGCTGGTGATGTTCGGCCCCGACGGCAAGCTGTACGTGGGGATGGGCGACGGCGGCAGCGGCGGCGACCCGCAGGGGAACGGGCAGAACCTGGCCGCGCTGCTCGGCAAGATCCTGCGGCTGGACGTGGACGGCGCGCAGCCGTACGCCATCCCCGCCGACAACCCGCTGGCCGGGCAGACGGGGAAGCGGGGGGAGATCTGGATCAGCGGCGTGCGCAACCCGTGGCGCTTCGCCTTCGACGCGCCGAGCGGGCTGCTGTACGTGGCCGACGTGGGGCAGAACCAGTGGGAAGAGGTCGACGTGGTCCGCGCCAACCAGGGCGGGCTGAACTTCGGCTGGAACCTGATGGAGGCGATGCACTGCTACAACGCGTCGTCGTGCGTGCAGCAGGGGCTGACGCTGCCGGTGCTGGAGTACAGCCACGACGACGGATGCTCCATCACCGGCGGCTTCGTCTACCGCGGCAGCGCCATCCCCGCCGTGCAGGGGCACTACTTCTACGCGGACTACTGCAAGGGCTGGCTCCGCTCCTTCCGCTGGGACGGCGCGCAGGTGCTGGACCGCCGCGAGTGGGACGTGGGCGACGTCGGCAGCATCACCTCCTTCGGCCAGGACGCCGGCC
- a CDS encoding LEA type 2 family protein — protein MAMKSLRRASLLLALPLLSGCATLAQLGIQAPQFSVDNSQQPQLRLVGPGFGHPQGGAALRLYARVRNPNPIGLTLARLAGGLQLEGRSAAQVDFPLGVPLQANGDVMVPLDITVNFNDIPGLADVILRAATGQSIRYALNGTVGVDAGVLGQPTFGPMNLLSGSARVTR, from the coding sequence ATGGCGATGAAGAGTCTGAGGCGCGCGAGCCTGCTGCTGGCGCTGCCGCTGCTGTCCGGGTGCGCCACGCTGGCGCAGCTCGGGATCCAGGCGCCGCAGTTCAGTGTGGACAACTCGCAGCAGCCGCAGCTGCGGCTGGTGGGGCCCGGCTTCGGGCATCCGCAGGGCGGAGCGGCGCTGCGGCTGTACGCGCGGGTGCGCAACCCCAACCCCATCGGGCTGACGCTGGCGCGGCTGGCGGGCGGGCTGCAGCTGGAGGGGCGCAGCGCCGCGCAGGTGGACTTCCCGCTGGGCGTTCCGCTGCAGGCCAACGGCGACGTGATGGTGCCGCTGGACATCACCGTGAACTTCAACGACATCCCCGGCCTGGCCGACGTGATCCTGCGCGCCGCCACCGGCCAGTCCATCCGCTACGCGCTGAACGGCACCGTGGGCGTCGACGCCGGCGTCCTCGGCCAGCCCACTTTCGGGCCGATGAACCTGCTCTCGGGCAGCGCGCGGGTGACGCGGTAG